In the genome of Candidatus Nitrosotalea sinensis, the window ATCCAATGTATTTTCTTTCAATTACTGACAAGATTACATCAGGTGTTTTAATTCTAATCATGCACAACCTACCAAGGATATAGTTGTCTAGAAGTTTCTTTATCTGAAACACTTATGGCTTTTGTAGGACATGTCTGAGCAGCATCAAGTATTGTTTCAGAATGGGCCCCTTGCTCATCAATCACTTTTGATTTAGGATTGACCTTGACATTTTTTTCCACTCTAAACACAGATGGAGCTATAGTTTCACAACTACAGCAAGCTATACACTTTCCTGGATCAACTTTTACAGAGATATCAATGTCTTTTTCAACACGTATGGGTTCATTTTCTACTCTAGTTCCAGACCGAATCTTTTCATAATATTCCCAAAAAGTCCGTTCATATTGTTTCCAAAAATCTTGATATTCATTTTCTGCGTACTTTGTATACCTAGTCCAATCTTCGCTTGATGATCTGTCAGATTGTTTAGCCCCCCAGAAATTAGGTTCTGAAAAACCAGTTTTTTTCGAATGATTGTGTTTTTCAGTTGTGGTCGATATTGCTTTTTTATATTCAGCACGAAGTATTTGGTATGCCTCAGTAACTAGTTTAAACTGCGTACTTTCTTGATCTGATGAATTCTTATCAGGATGAAATTTTAACGCCAGCCTTCTATACGATGCCTTTACATCCTTGATTGATGCTCCTTCTTGGAGACCAAGTACTTGATAGCACTGATAAGTATTCAAGATGTTTTATCATATACAATACAAGATATTTAGATACAACGCCCTAAGGGATGTAATTATCCAAGCCCCATTTTGCGAAGCATACCCTGCATTTGTCTTCCCTTAGATGCTTTCATCATGGTTTTTGAATTTTTATATGCTTTGAGTAATTCTTTTACCTCATGTTCTGGCCATCCAGAACCTCGTGCAATTCTTTTTACCCTAGACGCATTTATCAAATCAGGATCAGATTTTTCATCTTTTGTCATAGATTGTATTATGTACCTCCATTTCTCCATCCGTTGTTCTTGCTGCTCCACCTGATCTTCTTTTACCATTCCAGAGAATCCGGGCATATTTTCTAAAATATTGCGTAATCCTCCCGCTTTTGTTGCTTCTTCAATTTGGAAATAGAAATCTTCCATATTCATTTTTCCATGAGATATCCTCTTGAGCCTGTCTTCATTTCCTTCTGTCTCCAATCTTTTTGCCATGTCAAGAAGTGCTTGAATATCTCCCATCCCTAGCATCCTTCCAACAAATCTTGTAGGAGAGAATTTTTCAAGATCATCTATCCTTTCGCCTGTTCCAATGTACATTATTTGAGCTCCTGTTGCGGCTGCTGCAGCAAGTGCACCTCCACCTTTCGCACTGCTGTCCAATTTTGTAATTATTATTCCTCCCACAGGAACAGTCTTGTGAAATGCCTCTGCCTGATTGTAACATTGTTGACCTATCGTTCCATCTATTATCAACAACGCAAGATCCGGATCTGCAACTTTTCCTATTCTTGTCATTTCATCAAGAAGGTCCTTTTCTTCCTTGTGTCTTCCAGCGGTATCAATTAGTATAATATCAAAAGATTGTCCCTCAAAGTGTTTCAATCCATTTTTTACAATTTCAGGAGAATCCTTGTTCCCTTCCTCTCCGTACACTTCAACATTTGTTTTCTCACACATTGTTTTTAGTTGTGTAAGAGCACCCGGCCTATAGGTATCAGCTCCAATTACTGCAACCCTATATCCTTGTCTAGTGAGCAACTTGGCAAGCTTTGAAGTTACAGTAGTTTTTCCACTACCCTGAATACCAAGCATAAGTACCTTGTTTACTTTTCCAGGTTGAAACACATACTGCTCTTCAGTACCCAATAATTTTGCAAGTTCATCATACAAGATTTTCACAATGTGATCCTTTCTGGATAGCCCCGGCGGCGGTGTTTCCTTAAGAGAGCGTTCTTCAAGATTTTTCGTAATTTGAAAGACGAGTTTCACATTCACATCAGATTGTAATAATGCGCGTTGAATATCCTTAGAAAGTTCCTTAATTAGAGATTCATCAACCGCAGATGAGTTTACTATTTTCTTTAATGCGGCTCGTAGCCCAGTCTTTAATCCATCTAACATATGTTTTCTAAAACGGCCTCGGTTATTTCAAATCTTCCTCTGTAGCCATCCCATGTCTTGTTTGCCCTTAGTATTTTGATCGGAGATTTGAATAGCGGACAGTCTATTACAAAAGTTTCTGCCTCCCCACCTTCAAATGTTAGATTAAAACCATATTTTGAAGACAGTTTTTCAAGTGTAGATATATCGTTACAAGTTATTTCTTTCCCTAACCAAGAGTCATCAAGCCCAGCAGAAGATACACTGACTATAATAAATTTGAAATTGTGTGCCAATAATTCTTTTAGATAATTTTTTTGATCAACATGCCACAAGGGAGATATCACTTCCAAAGATAGATCATTTCCCAATTTTTCAAAATGTTTTCTCTGATAATCACTGAACAATCCCCCATGCACTACACCTTCTATACCAAAATCTTTAATTGCTTTTTCAAGAAGACTGTGAAGTTGACTTTTTTCAGATTCAACATCAGATGCATGAGATAACAGTTGCGGTATATTCATGGTCTTTGCTTGTAGTGATGTCAAGTCAATATTGGGGTAATGCAGTAGATGACTTTCCTCAGATACAGGAGATATAGAAATAAGACATGCAATATCATGTCCTTGATTTTTAGCCTTGTAAACTGCATAAGTGCTATCTTTTCCACCTGAAAATAATGATGCTACCTTCAATTCATTTACAGAGTATACGCAATCAATTAATTTTTTTCCAAAGATGTCACGCGTTTATAACAATCAGCGCACAACGCCAGATGTTCTTTAAGGGTAAGTTCCACATTAGAAGAGAGGCATACATGGCAGAGTCCTTTCATATTTTATTTATCAAACATGTTACGTATAACTAATTCTACCATGAAAATCCAAGGATGCTTCAATACTCATAATCCTCATCATGACGTCAGTTGGCTTTTCTCGTCATCATCAGCATCCAAGCTTAACTCTTTATTCTTACTATAATAGTTCTATCCATTACTTTCCAGTATTCAACATCTACACCCTGTACAACTTTGTCCTGAATTTCATCTTCAATTTGTTGTGCATCAAACACCTCAAATGATTCAGAATCCATGATTTGTACACTAGTAGGAGTTTTTGAAATCACAGAACCTACTCTTTTATCAATGAGTGGAACTTGTACTTGGGCACTTACTGGTGAAACATGCGAATATTTTTTCTTGTCAAATATTCCAACACCGACAATTCTTGCTTTGGCAGCTCCGTGTTTACCTGGCTTGCTAGTATCATATTCTACAATTTTGCACGGTTCTTCATTTGGACCTCCCACTGGGAGTAATATGTAAGAGCCGATCTTTAATGCACCAAGTTCTGATGGTTTGCTCATCACCAAAACAGAATTTAGATGAGTATATAACTTTTCTATTGTATTTAGAATTCTAAATTATCACATTGTAGAGATGAAAGATCCTATTTGATGCGCTCTATCACAGACAAGTTAAGAAGAGTATTCATTCCAATTCCTTTTCTTTGTATCTCTTTTCTTGTCTTCTCACAGTATTTGTGATCAGCTTGGTGTTTGTTATCACTCGTAACCTCAAGAACTATCAAATTTCCTTCATATGGAAAAGTGAATTTTTGAATTTGTGTAGTTGACAACGTAAGATCCCCCATCTCTGCCCTTCTAACCCTACTACGTTTTGCAATAATAAATCCAAGTTCAGATAAATCAGATATTGTATCGCCATATTCTAGATAATAAATTGACACCAGATTGAGATTATCGTTTGTAAATCTCTCAAATAATTCATCATTTGTAGTAAACACAAAAGTAGGAGTCTCATGACTACATTTTTCGACTTGGCTCATTATTTGTGAACGATCTTTAAACCTTGCAAGAAGATACGTGTTTGAGTGTGATGGAAAATATGCTCTACCATCCTCAGAAAATGTCGCAGTTACAAAATACATGTCATCTACAAAATCAGATTTTTTGAAATTATCCCTTAACAATGTAAAATCAGTATTTTGCACATAAGGAATGCAGACATATCCTCCTTTGGCAAGATCCTCGGACACAGTATCCAAACTTGTTTATCCTGTTTATATGTAGTTTGATCAGATCAAAAATTTAGTATTCAGATCCAAATTTTTTTAAAAAATCCAGTCATCGATAGTTATTTAATACGAAAAAACCGCGTGAGAAACAGTCCCACGCTAGCTCAGCCTGGTAGAGCTTCCGGCTGTAGTGGTTGGCCATCGGCTAACTGTCATCAGCCTATCAGGCTTACAGAAACCGGGTTGTCGCAGGTTCAAATCCTGCGCGTGGGACCATCATAAACTTCAAAAAGTCTCGTATTCAAATACAAGAAGGCATGTCAGAGGATAAGAATTGGTCAACGTTAGACGAAGTTGATCAAAAAATAATAAACATCTTAAACAAAAATGCCAGAACACCTTCTAAAGAGATTGCAATAGAATTAAGAAATTCTGGCGTAGATGTATCAGATAGAACTATTCGAAAAAGAATTGAGAGATTAGAAAAAAATGGCATCATCAAAGGATACAAAGCAGTACTGAGTGGCGTATCATCCAATGATCAATTTGAAGCACTATTTCTAAAGCTCAAGATAACCCGCTCCATGGACAACATAGTAGAAGCTATAAAAAACTACGTCAAAACACTGCCAAATTATCTTTTTGTTGCAACTGTTGATGGGGATTGGAATATGATAGTAGTTATGAGAATGGAAGGAACTGAGAAAAATCCATCTGCAAGAATTGTAGAAAAATTTTCAGATCAAATAATTGATTACAAGATGAATGGAATTCAAATCAAAGATGTAAACCTACTCAATATGTCCTTACTACTTCTTACATAATTTCAGACAATCTTGCTGCATCTAATGCATTCTTCAGTTCATTTATGGAAAATGGTTTTTGGACAAATGCAGCAGAGCCAAATCCAATAGTCTTTCTGACACGCGGTGTTGATTTTTCATCAGCAGTTATCAATATTACCGAAATATCAGGTTTTGATTCTAGTAGTTTCTTTGCTACTACATCACCTTTTACATCAGGAAGATCCATATCAAGCAACACAATCGGGTTTTGTTTTAACTTTATGAGTTTAGAAACTAGAGATATTGCCGATTTTCCGTCCCCCACTGTTTGTATTTCGCTACATCCCAGCTGTTGGAGAAAATTCTCAACCCTCAACAAGATTGCAGGACTGTCATCCACTACAACAATAGGTCTTTTTTCATCAGCTATTTCCGACGTGTGTTTTTTTGCTTCCTCATATGCTTTCATTGCATCATCGTATCGTCCTATCCTGAGCAAACATCTAGCAGCACATTGATATGCATAGTTTGAATTCTTACCATCCTTTTTTGCAAGTTTAAGATAAAAATCTGCAGCATGTGATAGCTCATCCTTTTTTTCTTTTCCTTGTCTTGACTTGCATTCAGCAGCCAGAATAAGATACAGTCCAGCTTTATAGCTATTATTTTTCATCTCTTTTTGAGCAAGATCCATGAACATGTTACGTGCTGTAGTATTTTGGTCATTTTTCATATAAGTACATGCGAGATCAAATTTCTCCAGATCTTTTTCCATGATTAAGGTAGTACATGATCGAGTATAATATTTTGCTTATGTAAGAAGAGAAAACTCTTGACTTGAGCTAAGAAAAGAGTAGATAATACATGTATTATAAACAAAAACAGAATAGCAATAGAGTGAGTAAAGAAGATCCAAATGTAGGCATTTCCCAACCTCCTGTTAACATATTATTTAGTCCTCTAGATGTTTCAAAGAAAGACGTATGGAGCATAGACGTAATACGCATTTTAGACATACTTATCAAAATTCTCAGTCAGACAGACAAGAAAGATCTCAGAGTAGCAGGAATTGCAGCCCTATCTTCTGCCATGATACACAGAATGAAAGTTGAGAGCATTTTCGCTTTACAAAAGGCAGCCATGGAAAAGAAACCTCTCACACAGAGAGAAGATGTAGACATTGAAGTGATAAACATGCCATATAGGCACGAATCCACATACCCAGTTACACTTGATGAACTATTATCAGTATTAGAAAATCTCATAGGCACAATAGCAAATCCTCGCTCAAGTAGAAGACAGTTAGAATTTGAGCCTGTCCAGGCACCAAATTTTGATGATTATTTCATTTCACTTGAGAAGATAATAGGTCAGTATGAGGAATTGATAGTAAACAAGATAAAGGCTGCAGGATATGGTTCGTTTAAGAACATAGTAGCAGAGCTTGAATTAATAGATGTCATAAGATGCTTTTTTGCTATTTTATTTCTGGCAAGAGACATGAAAGTAGATCTAGAGCAAACAGAAGATGACATCATAGTATCTCTGATAAAATAGAAATTTACAATCAGATCAATACAAAGTAGGAATTTCATTTAAGTATACTACAACCTACACTTGTGCATACATGGGCAAGATAGATGATGATGATGCCATAGCAAGATTGGAGGCTGCCTTGTACTCTGCAGGAAGGCCTTTGACCATAGAGGAATTGATAAAGGCATCTGGAACAGAATCAAGAACCAAAACATTGACATTGATGACAAATCTTGTAAAAAAGACCAAATCGGTGTTCAAGGCAATAGAAGTAGCAAGCTTGCCTGATGGCTCGTATGTATTCCAGTTAAAACCAGAATTTAACACAGTGATAAGAAAATATGCGTCAAAACCACTTTTGCCAACGGCTACACTAAAGACTTTGTCATATATCGCATACATGCAACCAATCTCCTCAAAGAGACTGGTAGAGGTAAGAGGATCAGGAGTGTATATGCATCTGAAATTACTACAGCAACTGGACTATATCGAACATCAAAATGTTGGAAGATTAAAGATATACAACACTACCGAAAAGTTCCAAAAATATTTTGGTATTCAGGGAGACAAGGATCTTCTCAAACAGAAATTATTTACAAAAGTAAGAGTCCCTAGCCAGGCTACAGAACAACCACCGCAGCCAGATCCTGAACCCATGGCTCAAACAAGTCAAGGATAAGACAAGACCATTTCTAGACTGTAAATGGTATAAATTAGAGATACTTTATCGAATCAACATGAAAAAGTCTGTGGAAAATCTTGCAACAAGTAAGATTACAGGTGGTAGAAGATACCCTCTCAGATCAAGACGAAAGTACGAAATTGACAGATATTCTGTAGAAGCCGTACCAGGAGAGCAGGTAACAATCACACGAAAGACAAGAGGAGGAAATAAAAAAACATCCCTTAAAACCACAGACATTGTAAACTTGACAGTTCCAGGTTCTAAAGTAAAAAAATTAAAGATTCTCAAAGTCTTGAAAAATCCATCAAACAAGGACTATGAAAGACGTGGAGTAATATCAAAAGGCGCAATCTTGGAGACAGAAGCTGGCCAATGCAAAGTAATCTCAAGACCAGGTCAAGATGGCGTAGTAAATGCTATTTTGATAAAGTGATACCATGAAAGATTACGAACATGTCGTAGTCTGGCTTGATTATTTTAACAAAAACATACCAAAAAAAATGGGAAGAAGAGTTTCTCGCGAGAAAAGCATCTTTGATCCTTCTTTGAACGAATTAATTGATGCAGCAAAGGCAGCAGGCCTAGAACCTACAGAGACAAATGATCAAGCAAGATTTCCAAGAAGGCCCTATGTAAGATCAGGGTATATCGCAGTGGCCAAGTCCAAACCTAAAACAAAAATCATTTCGGTAATATCTGAGAAAATGGTTGCAAAAAGAGCCAAACAATCAAAGTAAATATCGTTTATAGCTTGCAGCTAAAGTAATTTTGACAGAACTCTATTGATAACAGTATTTTGTTGAAGATTCAATTGCAGGAGGTAGGCGAAGTATTGCATCTAGCGAGTAGCGGTAGAGTCATCATTAGACTCACAAAGCATCTACGAGATAACCAGATACTAGTGGACAGTTCTGGTGTCAAAGTCGCCAAAGTATCAGAAATGATAGGTCCTATTGATGCACCATATGCTTCAGCAGTTCCGCTTACCAACAATATCAAAAAACAGATAGGAAAGAAGGTTTTCATCGTTGAAGAAACTCCTGTGATGAGACCAAAAAGATTCAAAGGAAATAGAAGAAGATGACCATAGTAGAATTACAGACAAATTGCCCAGAATGTCGTTCTAGTTTGATTGACGACTTTCATAATGGCGAAAAGATTTGTTCTGGCTGCGGATTGGTCGCAATGGAACAGATGCCAGATTACGGAATTGAATCAAGAGCAACAAATCCTGAAGAAAAAATGAAGTTGACAAGAGCATCCGGGCAGACAAGTTATGCACAACATGACTTGGGAATAAGAACAGAGATTGCCATGGGAACAAAAGACTTCAGTGGAAGAACCATATCAAACGATGTTGCAAATCAGATGTACAATCTGAGAAAATGGCAGACCAGAATAAGGGTTGCATCTCCAGAAGAGCGAAGACTAGCAAATATTTTGGCAAAGATTGGAGAAACGTGCAATGCACTAGCATTGCCTAGAAATGTAACTGAATCAGCATCAATGATATACAGAAACTTCCAAGGACAGGCAGACGCAAAGGGTAAATCAGTTGCATGCATGTCAGCAGCAACAATATACATGGCATGCAAACAATGTGATGTAGTACGATCCCTTGATGAGATTTGTGCTGCAACAGGAAGTTCAAAAGAAGACAAGCTCAATGTCAAATTGACAGCAAAATATTACAGAACACTTGTGATGGAACTTGGTTCCAAAACAGCACCTACCGTAACTCTTGAGAAATACATATCAAAAATAGCAAATCTGGCAAAACTTGAAGTCCGTGTAGAGAGACTTGCTGCCGAAATTGCAGAAAAGACATCTGATCATAGCCTTGCAGACGGAAAGGCTCCAAATGGATTGGCTGCTGCATACCTGTACATAGCATCAACGCTTCTTGGACAAAGTATCCTCCAAAGAGACGTCTCAAGTGTAGCAGGGATAACAGAGGTCACCATAAGAAACAGATGCAAGGAAATTCTCACAGCATACAAGATCAAAGTTACATTACGACAATCAGTAGTAAAGAACTAACCCCCCTTTCTTCTTATTTTTATCATGTATAACAAAAATAACTTTAGTTTGTCATGGCTATTTTTGTCAAGTATTTCAACTTTGACAACGAAAGACATGACATATGGTGCTGCCTAAAAGTCTCCTTGAAGCAGGTCTTACATATTCTCTGTATAGCCTTTCTACAGTGACTACACCAGAGATATTTTACAAGATCCCCTCCACAGAATCTACAACTTTCATCCGGCATTATACATCATAATACAATATCAAATCAAAGTTTTTAACAAAATGCAAATAGATCCAGTATCATTCATAGAACTATTCAGATTTCATAATCCATGTTAGAACAATATTTACTATATACCGTACATCATAATAAAAAGAAAAAGAAGAGATATCCTTTTACGGATATGACCATATTTGCTGGCCGTTGTATTTAATTTCCGAGATGCCCTTTTTGTCCAGTTCTTGTACTGCACTAGGTAGTGGAACATACAAGAGTTTTTCAGCATACTTTTGTCCGTCAGTCACAAACCAATACAGCATATGAACAAAGTCATGTGCTTTTTGTGCATCCATTCCTTTGAGTTGCTCAAGGTTTGGATTTACCAACAAGTATGTGAATGTCGCAATTGGATATGCGTTTGGTCCTGGTGCATCATTTATGGAAACGTTGCTCCAAATTCCGTCTGCTGTTGGTAGTGATGATATCACACCAGATGCTGCTGCGGCAGTGGTAGACACTGTAGCATCAAGAAATGCAGTCTTGTCGTGATTCTGAATATATGCATATGTCATTGGTATGCCAGATGCCAATTTATTGGTCTTGGCGTATGCCAATTCAACATAACCTATTGACTCAGGAACCTTCTTCACTATTGCTGCAACACCAGCATTGCCAGATCCTCCCATACCAGTAGGCCATGGAACAGATGTTCCTTTTCCTATCTTTCCATTCCAATCGGTACTGACTTGTGAGAGATAGCTAGTAAAGGCAAAGGTTGTACCAGAACCGTCAGATCTATGAACAGTTATGATTTTATTCCTGTCAGCCTTCAATGCTTTTGCAATGTTTGGATCAGTCTGAAGTTTTACAATAGCATTATCATGCCAGTAAATAATTTCACCGGAAAAGATTTTTGCTATTACATCTCCAGTCAGTTTCAATCCATTTTGTTGAACTCCTTGGAGATTGTATACAACAACTATCGCACCCATTGATTCTGGAATGTGTAGTGTTCCCTTGGGAGCTTTTGCAATATCACTACTTTGTAGTGGTGCATCAGTTCCTGCAAAGTCTACTTTCTTTGTTGTGTACAATTTGATTCCAGCTCCACTTCCTATAGCTTGGTAGTTCAGCGAAATTCCAGGATACTGTTTTGTGTATTCAACTCTCCATTTGTCAATTATAGGATACGCAAAAGTTGATCCAGCTCCATTGAATTTGTATTTGTCACTGTCACCAGGTGCTGCAGGCGTAGAGTCTGCATGTGCACTAAGAGCAGTTGTCGGTACTATTAGGACTAACATTAATGTTAATCCCAATAAGATCTTTTTTGTCATCAAGCAAATATGAGACACTTGTTTATTTACAGATAATCGGTATAGATCATGTAAATAGCTGTACATTATGATATCATATGATACCATATAGAAATACAATAGTGTAATTTACAATAGAATTTTTATTTTGTGAATAGATCGTAAATTAGACAAAATAATATTACTAAATTTTATTATTTAAAAAAAGAAGAAAGAGTTTAGAATTTTGGACTAAATCTCAATCCTGTTCTGTATGAGATTGCAATTATAGACATGATTGCAATTGCAAGCACTATAATTGAGATCGGGCCAAATTCCGGTACGGCTCCACCATTGAATGTGATTTTAGCAAGTCCATCCTCGTCAATCTTTTTGATTGTATCAGGGAGTGGAACATACAGCAAACCAGAAGCATATTGTTGCCCATCGTGTATGATATAGTTGAGGAAATTTATCACCTCATTGGCTTTGTCCTGTGTCTCTCCATTGACTGTGCTTAGATCTTTGTATACCATAACATATGTCAATGTAGATATAGGATAGGAGTTGTTCCCAGGCTGGTTCACAATAGATACTTGGCTCCAGTCACCATCTGCTGCTGGCAAGTTTCCACTTGCTGCTGCAGCGTCTGCAGACACTGAATCTATCGTTGGTTCTACAAAGGAAGTCCCATCAGCATTTTGAACAAAGGCATATGTCATCTTGTTTTGAAATGCATATGCAAGTTCTATGTATCCTACAGCATATTGGGTTGTTTTGACGATGGTGGCAACACCAGCATTTCCGGAACCTCCAGTACCTATAGGCCATGGGACTGTTTTTCCTTGACCTACTTTGGTTTTCCAGTCAGGACTGATTTTGGATAGGTAATCCGTGAAAGCGTATGTAGTTCCAGAACCATCAGATCTGTGTGCAACAACTATCTTTTGATCAGGTAGATTTACACCAGGATTTAGGTTAGCAATCTCAGGATCATTCCATGACGTAATGCTTCCCATAAAGATCTTGGCAATAACAGGACCTGTCAATTTTAGACCCTTATCTACTCCCGGAATATTATAGGCAATAGTTATTCCTCCTATTGATTCAGGGATGGTCAATACGCCAGGTGCATTTGCTGCATCAGAGGCAGACAATGGAGCATCGGATGCTGCAAAGTCAACACTCTTTTGTTGCAAAAGTTTGATTCCTGCACCGCTACCAATTGATTGATAGTTGAGGTTGATGTTCTGATGTATCTTATTGTACTCGACTCTCCATGTATCCATCAATGGAAACACGAAAGTTGAGCCTGCTCCAGTGAGCGTATAAGATTGGCTGTTTGTTTGTGCACTTGCATTCAATGATGCAGCTGGCACTATTAGGAGTAGCATGAACGCTAATCCCAAAATGACTTTGGTTGTCATATAGTCATTGAAAAAAATATCTTATTTACCCGTGGCCATAATAGTTTCCATACAAGTACAAAATCTATATAGATTCCAAATAACAAAAAACTATTTCAAAAATAATTTATCGGTATGCTCTTGCCCCAGTAACAATATAATTTACAGAGTCACCTACAAATGCAGCATGATCTGCCATTCGCTCCATGTATCTTAAAACAAGTGCATCAGCTAACGCACATTTCACGTTACTGAGTGTGATCAGTTTTGGCAAGTGTTTGTTATAGTATTTATCAACAAGATCTTCATCAGTTCTCAATTCTTTTGCTTTTTCAAGATCAAGTTTTGCAAAACATTCTACAGCAAGTTGTACCATTTGTTTTATTTCTCCAGACAATGTGTA includes:
- a CDS encoding J domain-containing protein yields the protein MNTYQCYQVLGLQEGASIKDVKASYRRLALKFHPDKNSSDQESTQFKLVTEAYQILRAEYKKAISTTTEKHNHSKKTGFSEPNFWGAKQSDRSSSEDWTRYTKYAENEYQDFWKQYERTFWEYYEKIRSGTRVENEPIRVEKDIDISVKVDPGKCIACCSCETIAPSVFRVEKNVKVNPKSKVIDEQGAHSETILDAAQTCPTKAISVSDKETSRQLYPW
- a CDS encoding signal recognition particle receptor subunit alpha, with the protein product MLDGLKTGLRAALKKIVNSSAVDESLIKELSKDIQRALLQSDVNVKLVFQITKNLEERSLKETPPPGLSRKDHIVKILYDELAKLLGTEEQYVFQPGKVNKVLMLGIQGSGKTTVTSKLAKLLTRQGYRVAVIGADTYRPGALTQLKTMCEKTNVEVYGEEGNKDSPEIVKNGLKHFEGQSFDIILIDTAGRHKEEKDLLDEMTRIGKVADPDLALLIIDGTIGQQCYNQAEAFHKTVPVGGIIITKLDSSAKGGGALAAAAATGAQIMYIGTGERIDDLEKFSPTRFVGRMLGMGDIQALLDMAKRLETEGNEDRLKRISHGKMNMEDFYFQIEEATKAGGLRNILENMPGFSGMVKEDQVEQQEQRMEKWRYIIQSMTKDEKSDPDLINASRVKRIARGSGWPEHEVKELLKAYKNSKTMMKASKGRQMQGMLRKMGLG
- a CDS encoding diphthine--ammonia ligase, which translates into the protein MKVASLFSGGKDSTYAVYKAKNQGHDIACLISISPVSEESHLLHYPNIDLTSLQAKTMNIPQLLSHASDVESEKSQLHSLLEKAIKDFGIEGVVHGGLFSDYQRKHFEKLGNDLSLEVISPLWHVDQKNYLKELLAHNFKFIIVSVSSAGLDDSWLGKEITCNDISTLEKLSSKYGFNLTFEGGEAETFVIDCPLFKSPIKILRANKTWDGYRGRFEITEAVLENIC
- a CDS encoding translation initiation factor IF-5A, with translation MSKPSELGALKIGSYILLPVGGPNEEPCKIVEYDTSKPGKHGAAKARIVGVGIFDKKKYSHVSPVSAQVQVPLIDKRVGSVISKTPTSVQIMDSESFEVFDAQQIEDEIQDKVVQGVDVEYWKVMDRTIIVRIKS
- a CDS encoding Lrp/AsnC family transcriptional regulator encodes the protein MSEDKNWSTLDEVDQKIINILNKNARTPSKEIAIELRNSGVDVSDRTIRKRIERLEKNGIIKGYKAVLSGVSSNDQFEALFLKLKITRSMDNIVEAIKNYVKTLPNYLFVATVDGDWNMIVVMRMEGTEKNPSARIVEKFSDQIIDYKMNGIQIKDVNLLNMSLLLLT
- a CDS encoding response regulator; amino-acid sequence: MEKDLEKFDLACTYMKNDQNTTARNMFMDLAQKEMKNNSYKAGLYLILAAECKSRQGKEKKDELSHAADFYLKLAKKDGKNSNYAYQCAARCLLRIGRYDDAMKAYEEAKKHTSEIADEKRPIVVVDDSPAILLRVENFLQQLGCSEIQTVGDGKSAISLVSKLIKLKQNPIVLLDMDLPDVKGDVVAKKLLESKPDISVILITADEKSTPRVRKTIGFGSAAFVQKPFSINELKNALDAARLSEIM
- a CDS encoding chromosome segregation protein ScpA, with translation MSKEDPNVGISQPPVNILFSPLDVSKKDVWSIDVIRILDILIKILSQTDKKDLRVAGIAALSSAMIHRMKVESIFALQKAAMEKKPLTQREDVDIEVINMPYRHESTYPVTLDELLSVLENLIGTIANPRSSRRQLEFEPVQAPNFDDYFISLEKIIGQYEELIVNKIKAAGYGSFKNIVAELELIDVIRCFFAILFLARDMKVDLEQTEDDIIVSLIK
- the scpB gene encoding SMC-Scp complex subunit ScpB — translated: MGKIDDDDAIARLEAALYSAGRPLTIEELIKASGTESRTKTLTLMTNLVKKTKSVFKAIEVASLPDGSYVFQLKPEFNTVIRKYASKPLLPTATLKTLSYIAYMQPISSKRLVEVRGSGVYMHLKLLQQLDYIEHQNVGRLKIYNTTEKFQKYFGIQGDKDLLKQKLFTKVRVPSQATEQPPQPDPEPMAQTSQG
- a CDS encoding 30S ribosomal protein S8e, coding for MKKSVENLATSKITGGRRYPLRSRRKYEIDRYSVEAVPGEQVTITRKTRGGNKKTSLKTTDIVNLTVPGSKVKKLKILKVLKNPSNKDYERRGVISKGAILETEAGQCKVISRPGQDGVVNAILIK
- a CDS encoding signal recognition particle subunit SRP19/SEC65 family protein; the encoded protein is MKDYEHVVVWLDYFNKNIPKKMGRRVSREKSIFDPSLNELIDAAKAAGLEPTETNDQARFPRRPYVRSGYIAVAKSKPKTKIISVISEKMVAKRAKQSK
- a CDS encoding H/ACA ribonucleoprotein complex subunit GAR1 — translated: MHLASSGRVIIRLTKHLRDNQILVDSSGVKVAKVSEMIGPIDAPYASAVPLTNNIKKQIGKKVFIVEETPVMRPKRFKGNRRR
- a CDS encoding transcription initiation factor IIB, with translation MTIVELQTNCPECRSSLIDDFHNGEKICSGCGLVAMEQMPDYGIESRATNPEEKMKLTRASGQTSYAQHDLGIRTEIAMGTKDFSGRTISNDVANQMYNLRKWQTRIRVASPEERRLANILAKIGETCNALALPRNVTESASMIYRNFQGQADAKGKSVACMSAATIYMACKQCDVVRSLDEICAATGSSKEDKLNVKLTAKYYRTLVMELGSKTAPTVTLEKYISKIANLAKLEVRVERLAAEIAEKTSDHSLADGKAPNGLAAAYLYIASTLLGQSILQRDVSSVAGITEVTIRNRCKEILTAYKIKVTLRQSVVKN